The Marinilongibacter aquaticus genome has a window encoding:
- the tsf gene encoding translation elongation factor Ts gives MKITAADVNKLRQATGAGMMDCKKALTEAEGDFEKAVEILRKAGQKVAAKRADNETSEGVILVHTSEDGKNAKVVAFACETEPVSKVEDFNNLGQAILETAVKSDAQDLEALNNAQLADGRTVAEAITELVGKIGEKLVISDYKNVTAEKVVSYIHSNNKAAAVIAFENVEDGDLEELGRDIAMQVVAMKPVGLDKGDVDPALIEKEIEIGKEQARQEGKPEELLEKIAMGKLGKFYKENTLLNQQFVKDPSISVAQLVQNKQKGLKVASFVRLSIG, from the coding sequence ATGAAAATAACAGCTGCAGACGTTAACAAACTTCGTCAGGCCACTGGTGCCGGTATGATGGACTGTAAAAAGGCCCTTACCGAAGCTGAAGGTGATTTTGAAAAAGCAGTAGAAATACTTAGAAAGGCTGGACAAAAAGTAGCCGCCAAAAGAGCAGACAACGAAACTTCTGAAGGTGTGATTTTGGTACACACCAGCGAAGACGGCAAAAATGCTAAAGTTGTGGCTTTCGCTTGTGAAACAGAGCCTGTTTCTAAAGTAGAAGACTTCAACAACCTTGGCCAAGCTATCTTGGAAACTGCAGTGAAATCTGACGCCCAAGACCTTGAGGCATTGAACAATGCTCAATTGGCCGACGGACGTACAGTGGCTGAAGCCATTACCGAATTGGTAGGTAAAATCGGCGAAAAATTGGTGATCTCTGATTACAAAAACGTGACTGCCGAAAAAGTGGTTTCTTACATTCACTCGAACAATAAAGCAGCAGCCGTAATTGCCTTCGAAAATGTAGAAGACGGCGACCTTGAAGAACTTGGACGTGATATCGCAATGCAAGTTGTGGCCATGAAGCCCGTAGGTCTTGACAAAGGCGATGTAGATCCGGCCTTGATCGAAAAAGAAATCGAAATCGGAAAAGAGCAAGCCCGTCAGGAAGGCAAGCCAGAAGAATTGTTGGAAAAAATCGCAATGGGTAAACTGGGCAAATTCTACAAAGAAAACACCCTTTTGAATCAGCAATTTGTGAAAGATCCTTCAATCTCTGTAGCTCAGCTTGTTCAAAACAAACAAAAAGGCTTGAAAGTAGCTTCTTTTGTACGTCTTAGCATCGGCTAA
- the rpsB gene encoding 30S ribosomal protein S2, whose amino-acid sequence MAQLQYKDLLDAGVHFGHLTRKWDPRMAPYIFMEKNGIHVIDLNKTLASLEQAQAFVKGIVRSGKKVMFVATKKQAQEIVSEEAKRLKMPYVTERWLGGMLTNFSTIRKSLKKLQNIERMLGDEQTAGNMAKRERLMLDRERVKLERLLGGVTDMSRLPSALFVIDIKREHLAIAEAKRLGIPVVALVDTNSNPELVDVAIPANDDAYKSISLLTLAIGKAVEEGILERKQDKEAAALEEEEAAKKAVDSKEESEEPKSGKRPRKAAPVAEKVEGTEEKAAEANEGAEEKEA is encoded by the coding sequence ATGGCTCCATACATTTTCATGGAGAAAAACGGAATCCACGTAATCGATCTAAACAAAACTTTGGCCTCTTTGGAGCAAGCTCAAGCCTTTGTAAAAGGGATTGTTCGCTCTGGCAAAAAAGTAATGTTCGTAGCCACAAAAAAACAGGCTCAAGAGATTGTTTCGGAAGAAGCAAAAAGATTGAAAATGCCTTACGTAACAGAAAGATGGTTGGGCGGTATGCTTACCAACTTCTCTACAATCCGTAAGTCTTTGAAAAAGCTTCAGAATATTGAGCGTATGCTTGGCGACGAGCAAACTGCTGGCAATATGGCAAAAAGAGAGCGTTTGATGCTCGACAGAGAACGCGTGAAATTGGAGCGTCTTTTGGGTGGTGTGACAGACATGTCTCGTCTTCCTTCAGCTCTTTTCGTAATCGATATCAAGCGTGAGCACTTGGCCATCGCAGAAGCCAAAAGATTGGGTATCCCAGTTGTAGCTTTGGTTGATACCAACTCAAACCCTGAATTGGTAGATGTGGCCATTCCTGCAAACGACGATGCCTACAAATCAATCTCTTTGCTTACTCTTGCTATCGGCAAAGCCGTAGAAGAGGGTATCTTGGAAAGAAAACAAGACAAAGAAGCCGCAGCTCTTGAAGAAGAGGAAGCCGCTAAAAAAGCCGTAGACAGCAAGGAAGAAAGCGAGGAGCCAAAATCAGGTAAAAGACCTAGAAAAGCCGCTCCTGTAGCCGAAAAAGTAGAAGGAACAGAAGAGAAAGCTGCCGAAGCAAACGAAGGTGCCGAGGAGAAAGAAGCTTAA